One part of the Humulus lupulus chromosome 9, drHumLupu1.1, whole genome shotgun sequence genome encodes these proteins:
- the LOC133800795 gene encoding protein LURP-one-related 15-like, translating into MALPAPAPSHTPLAHPVTVVGSQFMAPYPVELVIAEKMLTLKEGTFTVTDTQENIIFKVKGSIFSLHDRRTLLDPTDKPILSFRQKIMTMHRRWQIYRGESSDAKDLLFTVKKSSVIQFNTDLDVFLSGNTNEEVPDFKIKGSWFQRSCTIFLGDGTTAIAQMHAKNSASSVFLGKDAFRVTVFPNVDYALVVAFVVVLHEVNADRVGDD; encoded by the exons ATGGCGCTTCCAGCTCCAGCACCGAGTCACACTCCATTGGCGCACCCGGTAACAGTGGTGGGGTCACAGTTCATGGCGCCGTATCCGGTGGAATTGGTCATCGCCGAGAAGATGCTGACCCTTAAAGAAGGCACCTTCACCGTCACAGACACTCAGGAGAACATCATCTTCAAGGTCAAGGGCTCCATTTTCAGCCTCCACGACCGTCGCACGCTGCTTGACCCCACTGATAAGCCCATACTTTCTTTCCGCCAAAAG ATAATGACAATGCATAGAAGATGGCAAATATACAGAGGAGAGAGCTCGGATGCTAAAGATCTACTTTTTACAGTAAAAAAGTCTTCAGTCATTCAATTCAATACCGATTTAGATGTGTTCTTAAGTGGTAACACAAACGAGGAAGTACCTGATTTTAAGATCAAAGGGAGTTGGTTTCAAAGGTCATGCACCATTTTTCTTGGAGATGGCACTACTGCCATTGCACAA ATGCATGCGAAAAACAGTGCTTCAAGTGTATTTCTTGGAAAAGATGCATTTAGAGTGACTGTGTTCCCTAATGTGGATTACGCTCTAGTAGTTGCGTTCGTGGTCGTTCTCCATGAGGTAAATGCAGACCGAGTCGGTGATGACTGA